One Ilumatobacter coccineus YM16-304 genomic window, CGCCCATCTCACGGGTCATGCGCTCAGGCAACACGTCCGCGGCGGCAGGCGCCGACGGCGGCGTGTTGGAGTCATCGGTCGAGTCGCGAATCCAGCGGGCATCGGGTGGCGGTCGTGCTCTCGACGACGACACCCGCGGGCGCTTCGAATCGGCGATGGGCGCCGACTTCAGCAACGTGTCGGTCCACCAGAACAGCTCGCTCGCCCCCGAGATCGGCGCTCACGCCTTCACCCATGGCAACGACGTCCACTTCGCTCCGGGCGCATACGACCCGGGTTCGTCGGAAGGCCAGCACCTCATCGCACACGAGTTGACGCACGTCGTGCAGCAGACCGGATCGGCGCAGCGCGTGCAAGCGAAGCTCTGGGACTCGAAGACGTTCAAGGCGAACACCGCGATCAGCTCGACGATGGGCTTCTCCGATGCGTCGACCGCGCAGAACGTGATCCTCACCCTGCTCGCCGACTACGAGCGATTCATCGCCAAGGGCTTCTCCTCGGCCAACCCGGAGATGGCCGCGCAGGCGGTCAGCAAGATCCGAGCGATGCAAGACGTCGCGCAACGCTGGATCAAGAACCGCGGCGAGATCTACGAAGACTCCACCAACTTCACGCTCGCATCGCTCGGCCAGGCGAAAGACACCTACGCCGCGGCGCAATCGGGCGGCGAAGCGCCCGGCCCGGAAGCCATCGCCTCCAACCCGAAGGCCGAACGGATGCGCGGGCTCCAAGCCTTCATCCAACTCTGCGACACCGAGATCGCCCTCATGTCGACGTCGCTCAGCGACGAAGCGCTCGCGGGCGCCACGATCGACGAGACGAACAAGGCGTACAAGAAGGCGGTCAAGCGGTACCCGGACCAGAACGACGCAACGAGCCTCTTCTCCAAGATCGGTGAGCTCGCCGAGATGGTCGTCGCCGCTCCCGGTTCGTCGGCGTCGCTCACGATCGAGGGCTCCATCCCGATCCAGCCAGGTGTGTACGTCACCATCACGGTCGGCGGCTCGGCGGAGAAGGGCACTGACGGACTCGTCATGCTGCGCGGCGACATCAGCGTCGGCGTCAAGGGATCGATCGCCGGCAAGGCCGAACTGTCGGCCAGTCTCGGCGGCTTCATCGAAGCGAAGGGCAAGTCGGGTGGCGAAGCCGCCGCACTGATGAGCTACGCGCTGTACCGCCGCGGTCGCGAGGGTTCGGCGCCGACCGAACTGATCAGTCTGCTGTGGGGCGGCACCTCCGGAACCGCCGGCATGGCCCGTTCCGAAGCGTGGTCGCGTCAACTCGAGAAGCAGGTGTTCGGCGGCGACGACGAAGCGTCCGACGAGTCCTACGTCACGAGCGGTGTGCAAGGTGCCGTCGGCGCGAGCGTCGGCGATGAAGACGCCGTTGCCGGCGAGCTGTCGGGCGGCGCGTTCAGCGGACGCCGAGTCGACAAGCAGTCGCTCATGGAACGCAAGGGTGGCGCCGGCGCACAGAACGTACGAAGCGACTCGATCTTCAACGCCGGCGAACGGCAGAAGCGCGTCGGCTCGGAGGTCATCGGTTGGAACGTTGGTGGCAAGCTCTCGGTGTTCGGCTTCTCACTCGAACTGGGCGTGTCACGCTCCGGTCGCACCACCGGGGGTGGCGCGTCGGCAGCTCCGAAGACCACCGAGTGGGACGACATCGAGATCACCGCAACCGGTGCCGGACCGATGCCGGCACAGCTCGACCTCGCCGCCAAGATCTGGGCGCTCGCCGAGAAGATCGTGCGCAAGTCGGAAGAGGCGGCCGCCAAGCAGGGAGACGCCGACGCCGCCGGCTCGCAGGCGTTGCTCACCGGGCTCGCCAAGATGTCGCCCAAGCTCTTCCAGCCGAAGGCCGACTTCGCTCCCGGAACCAACCTCACGGTTGCGTTCACGATGCAGGGCTCCGACTGGAGCATCGCGATCGGCACGGAGAAGACCAACGAACTGTCGCTTCCCGACGTACTCAAGGTCGAACTCGCTCGCACTCAGACCTTCATCGAGGTCAGCTCCAAGGCGGGCGCCATCACGACCTGGTACCTCGGCCAGTAGGCACGACGCATCATGTTCGCCCCCCAGCACCTGCCGCTCCGACTGCCCATCGGCGCCCCGTTTCCCGTCGACGTGATCGACGCGACCCCGAGTCTGTCGCGCTACGTGATCCGTGTGCGCGTGAGTCGAGACACGTGGTCGACGATCGACGAACTCGAGCTGTTCAATCTCGTGGCCGACGCACGCAAGCCGGGCAGTCTGACCGGATCCGGTGACGTCGAGATCGAACTCCGCCTCGTCGATGCGCTCGTGCCCGACGTGATCCGGCGCGTCGCCGGTCTCGACCCTGTCGACGGGGTCGCCGAACTCGCCGAGCTCGGCGACGAAGCCCCTGCACTGATCACCGAGAGCTGGTTCGCGACGAACGTGACCGAGCAGGTGCCGCTGCCCGACGACCTGGCCGACTCGGGCGAGCTCCGTCAGGGCTTCTCGACGAGGTGGGCCGACGCCGACCAACTCGCCAGCGACGACGCTGCCGGAGTCCCCGTCGAGGAAGTGATCCAACAACCGATCGACCCGGCGACCGAACCCTGGCCGCCCCTGCTCGGCCAGATCCGCAACTACCTCGACGAGTCCGACATCGCCTTCGAGCGTCACGCCGGGGCCAACATGGTGTCGGCGAACATCGGTGGTGAGAACGGGTCGTGGTCGCTCTGGCTGCACACGCGCGAAGACACGCGACAGGTGGTCGCCTATTCGATCCGTCCGGTCGACATCGACGTCGAGCACCGCCCCCAGGTCGCCGAGTTCATCACCCGGTTGAACTCGAAGATGTTCTCCGGTGCGTTCGAACTCGACCTCGACACCGGCGGATTCCGGTGCCGCACCTCGTTGTCGCTGGGTGATGCGCCGCTGTCCGACGACCTCATCCGCGGGTTGATCGAACCGAACTCGCTGGCGCTCGACGCCGCGCTCGCCGGTCTCGACGCCGTGCTCTCGGGCGTGTCGCCCACCGACGCCGTCCGGATGCACCCGCCGGTCACCTGACGCCGCGGGATCGACTGACGTTCCGCCGAGGACGACACACCGAGGACGTCACACCGGAAGACCACGCCAGGGAAGTCACGCGGAGTACCTCGGGCCGGGGACGTCACGTCGGGGCCGTCACGTCGACGACGTCACACCGGGGACGTCATACCGGGGACGTCACGCGGACGAGTTCAGCCTGAGGTCGTGATCTCCAGGAGTGTTCGCGCATCCAGGGTGTCAGCTGTCGGTCCAGCGTTTGAGCACCCCGCGGAACGGGCGCTCGGGCAGGTCGGTCGGCGCCTGTGCGGGATCGAAGTACGGGGCGTCACCGATGATCGTGACGCGTTCGACCTTGCGGACGTCGGGCCAGTAGTCGGACACCGCGTAGTGCTGGCACGACCGGTTGTCCCAGAAGGCGATCGAGTTCGGCGCCCACCGGAACCGGACCTGATACTCCGGATACGCCGCCTGGCGGTAGAGCACGTCGAGGAGTTCGGCGCTCTCGTCGGGGTCGAGACCCGCGATCTCCTGGGTGAAGGCGGCGTTGACGTAGATGCCCTTGCGACCGGTCTCGGGATGCGTGCGCACGACCGGATGTTCGGGGTTCGGATACGTCGCGTCGAACTCTGCGACCTGCTCGGGCGTCGCACCGTTGCGGATCATGCGCCGTCGGAAGTTGGTGAAGTCGTGGCGAGCGACGAGTCCGTCGACGCGCTCCTTGATCCGTTGCGGTAGGCCGTCGTAGGCCGCGTACATGTCGGAGAACACGGTGTCGCCACCGAGTTCGGGTCCGTCGATCATTCGAAGCACGGAGCCGAGTGACGGTTCGAGCCGCCACGTCACGTCGGAGTGCCAGAGATTCTCGTGGCCCGGTGACTCCTCGTCGTGGGTGATCGCCAGCACCTCGGGGAATCCCGGCTTCTCCGGAGCGAACGGATGGATCTCGAGTGGACCGAATCGACGGGCGAACTCGAGGTGCTGTTCGGTGGTGATGTCTTGATCTCGGAAGAACAGCACCTTCCAATCGAGGAGTGCTCGGCGAACGAGCGCGATCGCGGCGTCACTCAGCGGGCGCGAGAGGTCGATCCCGTGGAGTTCGGCCCCGATGGTGCGGGACTGCGGCACGACCTCGATGCGATCGGCGTCGGACGAGTCGGTCGGAATCTGGGTCGGCATGTCGGTGATCGTCATGGCGGTGGCTCCCTGCGTTCGGTGGCTGGCGACGGCGATCAGTGCACGGGTCGATCGAGTGATGACCGACACCGACCGCTGACGAGTCTTGCAGTTCCCGCGACCCGCGCTCGACCGACGCCGACGGACGAGCCTGCCGGACGAGCTCGGGCAAGCTCGACGTGCGAGCGCTGTGCGGGCGTGGGAGGAGGGAATGGCATGACGGATCGGCGACGACCGTGACGCGGTGACGTCTGACGTGATCACGCCAGTGACGTGGCGTCGTCCGTGACGTGATCACGCCAGTGACATGGAGACGGTGGCGTGGCAGCGACC contains:
- a CDS encoding eCIS core domain-containing protein codes for the protein MGAEVAKVEQVQKNEALTRFGEGARERLEPRPVPTLPEAIVQAKLAVGPVDDPYEREADQVADDVMRTFSRGDTAPVGPDTVEQADGVARTSVSRVASSGVARSAPALGGRSGASPTPISRVMRSGNTSAAAGADGGVLESSVESRIQRASGGGRALDDDTRGRFESAMGADFSNVSVHQNSSLAPEIGAHAFTHGNDVHFAPGAYDPGSSEGQHLIAHELTHVVQQTGSAQRVQAKLWDSKTFKANTAISSTMGFSDASTAQNVILTLLADYERFIAKGFSSANPEMAAQAVSKIRAMQDVAQRWIKNRGEIYEDSTNFTLASLGQAKDTYAAAQSGGEAPGPEAIASNPKAERMRGLQAFIQLCDTEIALMSTSLSDEALAGATIDETNKAYKKAVKRYPDQNDATSLFSKIGELAEMVVAAPGSSASLTIEGSIPIQPGVYVTITVGGSAEKGTDGLVMLRGDISVGVKGSIAGKAELSASLGGFIEAKGKSGGEAAALMSYALYRRGREGSAPTELISLLWGGTSGTAGMARSEAWSRQLEKQVFGGDDEASDESYVTSGVQGAVGASVGDEDAVAGELSGGAFSGRRVDKQSLMERKGGAGAQNVRSDSIFNAGERQKRVGSEVIGWNVGGKLSVFGFSLELGVSRSGRTTGGGASAAPKTTEWDDIEITATGAGPMPAQLDLAAKIWALAEKIVRKSEEAAAKQGDADAAGSQALLTGLAKMSPKLFQPKADFAPGTNLTVAFTMQGSDWSIAIGTEKTNELSLPDVLKVELARTQTFIEVSSKAGAITTWYLGQ
- a CDS encoding YbjN domain-containing protein is translated as MFAPQHLPLRLPIGAPFPVDVIDATPSLSRYVIRVRVSRDTWSTIDELELFNLVADARKPGSLTGSGDVEIELRLVDALVPDVIRRVAGLDPVDGVAELAELGDEAPALITESWFATNVTEQVPLPDDLADSGELRQGFSTRWADADQLASDDAAGVPVEEVIQQPIDPATEPWPPLLGQIRNYLDESDIAFERHAGANMVSANIGGENGSWSLWLHTREDTRQVVAYSIRPVDIDVEHRPQVAEFITRLNSKMFSGAFELDLDTGGFRCRTSLSLGDAPLSDDLIRGLIEPNSLALDAALAGLDAVLSGVSPTDAVRMHPPVT
- a CDS encoding TauD/TfdA dioxygenase family protein, yielding MTITDMPTQIPTDSSDADRIEVVPQSRTIGAELHGIDLSRPLSDAAIALVRRALLDWKVLFFRDQDITTEQHLEFARRFGPLEIHPFAPEKPGFPEVLAITHDEESPGHENLWHSDVTWRLEPSLGSVLRMIDGPELGGDTVFSDMYAAYDGLPQRIKERVDGLVARHDFTNFRRRMIRNGATPEQVAEFDATYPNPEHPVVRTHPETGRKGIYVNAAFTQEIAGLDPDESAELLDVLYRQAAYPEYQVRFRWAPNSIAFWDNRSCQHYAVSDYWPDVRKVERVTIIGDAPYFDPAQAPTDLPERPFRGVLKRWTDS